The Posidoniimonas polymericola genome has a segment encoding these proteins:
- a CDS encoding RidA family protein yields MSAEERLASLGVELPPAPKAMGLYKPVLTVAGLAHTSGHGPLHADGTLTKGRIGAELDTAAGYQAARQTGLAMLATLREEYGSLDRIERLVKTFGLVCCTPEFTDQPAVINGFSELMRDVFGPDHGVAARSAVGAPALPAGMAVEIEAVFALKPQ; encoded by the coding sequence GAAGAACGACTCGCTTCGCTTGGCGTCGAACTCCCCCCGGCCCCCAAGGCGATGGGCTTGTACAAGCCCGTGCTGACGGTCGCCGGCCTGGCCCACACGTCCGGCCACGGCCCGCTGCACGCCGACGGCACGCTCACCAAGGGCCGCATCGGGGCCGAGCTCGACACCGCCGCCGGCTACCAGGCGGCCCGCCAAACCGGCCTGGCGATGCTCGCCACGCTCCGCGAGGAGTACGGCAGCCTCGACCGCATCGAACGCCTCGTCAAGACCTTCGGCCTGGTCTGCTGCACCCCCGAGTTCACCGACCAGCCGGCCGTGATCAACGGCTTCAGCGAGCTGATGCGGGACGTCTTCGGCCCGGACCACGGCGTCGCGGCCCGCAGCGCGGTCGGCGCGCCGGCGTTGCCCGCCGGCATGGCGGTCGAGATCGAGGCCGTCTTCGCCCTCAAGCCCCAGTAG
- a CDS encoding trypsin-like peptidase domain-containing protein yields the protein MVFATPRAAILVLALLLLPAQQSSAQATLLDFSLPTCGPCRQMDPVVSRLESEGFRVKRIDGSRSPQVAQQFRVDRYPTFVVLAGDREVKRVVGLTSYESLRQMLTSAAPQQAAAAAPRGGPATFRTVPGSSQTNATLQAAGGAPPIDIPGRAPKTLAPAPSADVDAMLNATVRMTVEDASGQSYGTGTIVDAREGEALVLTCAHLFRGPEGQPINDPSAVTVELYQAQAGQPRVVQRVALSAILSCNFESDVALVAFKASGQVAPARIAADANLLRQGDPVLSSGCDHGADPSVRTGVVTAVNRYQGPANITASGAPVVGRSGGGLFSAKGEVVGVCNAADNEDDEGIYAALAEVHAELDKLQLSAIYRGGPLQSLADERPAPPTRPAPAIQASVAQASVAQAPGAQAPGATFDRQPMAPLGQPAVRSQGPDSTDTLAALSPRERAAMQEIVQQAGNSEVVCVIRSKDGKSRSKVLTIEDVSPEFVRALLAAYHSQPDAAPAAF from the coding sequence ATGGTCTTCGCGACTCCCCGCGCCGCTATTCTCGTTCTCGCGCTGCTGCTGCTGCCGGCCCAACAGTCGTCGGCGCAGGCGACGCTGCTCGACTTCTCGCTCCCGACCTGCGGCCCGTGCCGGCAGATGGACCCGGTAGTCAGCCGGCTCGAGTCCGAGGGCTTCCGCGTCAAGCGGATCGACGGCTCCCGCTCTCCGCAGGTCGCCCAGCAGTTCCGCGTGGACCGCTACCCCACGTTCGTGGTGCTGGCCGGCGACCGTGAGGTGAAACGGGTCGTCGGGTTGACTTCGTACGAGTCGCTCCGGCAGATGCTAACCAGCGCCGCGCCGCAGCAGGCGGCCGCAGCGGCCCCGCGCGGTGGCCCGGCGACCTTCCGCACGGTCCCTGGCTCGTCGCAGACAAACGCCACGCTGCAAGCCGCGGGCGGGGCCCCGCCGATCGACATCCCCGGCCGGGCGCCCAAGACCCTCGCCCCCGCCCCGTCGGCCGACGTCGACGCGATGCTCAACGCCACGGTGCGGATGACGGTCGAAGACGCCTCTGGCCAGAGCTACGGCACCGGCACCATTGTCGACGCCCGCGAGGGCGAGGCGCTCGTGCTGACCTGCGCCCACCTGTTCCGCGGCCCCGAGGGCCAACCGATCAACGACCCGTCCGCCGTGACGGTCGAGCTGTACCAGGCCCAGGCCGGTCAGCCCCGCGTGGTGCAGCGGGTCGCGCTCAGCGCGATCCTGAGCTGCAACTTCGAGAGCGACGTCGCGCTGGTCGCGTTCAAGGCCAGCGGCCAGGTGGCGCCCGCCCGCATCGCGGCCGACGCCAACCTGCTGCGGCAGGGAGACCCGGTCCTCAGCAGCGGCTGCGACCACGGCGCCGACCCGAGCGTCCGGACCGGCGTGGTGACCGCGGTCAATCGCTACCAGGGCCCCGCCAACATCACCGCCAGCGGTGCGCCGGTCGTCGGACGCAGCGGCGGCGGCTTGTTCAGCGCCAAGGGCGAGGTGGTGGGCGTCTGCAACGCCGCCGACAACGAAGACGACGAGGGCATCTACGCGGCCCTGGCCGAGGTGCACGCCGAGCTCGACAAGCTGCAGCTCTCGGCGATCTACCGCGGCGGCCCGCTGCAGTCGCTGGCCGACGAACGCCCTGCCCCGCCGACCCGCCCGGCCCCTGCGATCCAGGCGTCCGTCGCCCAGGCATCCGTCGCCCAGGCACCTGGGGCCCAAGCACCTGGGGCAACGTTCGACCGCCAGCCGATGGCGCCCCTCGGCCAGCCCGCCGTGCGTTCGCAGGGCCCCGACTCGACCGACACGCTCGCCGCGCTGTCGCCGCGTGAGCGGGCCGCGATGCAAGAGATCGTGCAGCAGGCAGGCAACTCAGAAGTGGTGTGCGTCATCCGCTCGAAGGACGGCAAGTCCCGCAGCAAGGTCCTGACGATCGAAGACGTCTCGCCCGAGTTCGTCCGGGCGCTCCTGGCGGCGTACCACTCGCAGCCTGACGCTGCTCCCGCGGCGTTTTAG
- a CDS encoding radical SAM protein — MSAQPLYTQHQRLFAGNKFVYPVLSRRSGGISVGVNLNPDKVCNFDCVYCQVDRTTQSPQRFVEVDRLITELRDVLTQAHTGALYDTPKFAAVPPALRRLNDLAFSGDGEPTTFVNFDELMQRSAQVKRELGLDDVKMVLITNASMLHRPRVQQGLATLDANQGEIWAKLDAGTEAYYRQIMRTVIPLTRVLENLTTAARTRPLVIQTLFCTLDGAAPSPSELGAYCDSLNEITAAGGQLSRVQIYTVARRPAESTVGPLPPAEVDRIVELVHRRTGIDVQGYY; from the coding sequence ATGTCCGCCCAGCCCCTCTACACCCAGCACCAGCGCCTGTTCGCGGGCAACAAGTTTGTCTACCCGGTGCTCAGCCGGCGGTCGGGGGGGATCTCAGTGGGGGTGAACCTGAACCCCGACAAAGTCTGCAACTTCGACTGCGTCTATTGCCAGGTCGATCGCACCACGCAGAGCCCGCAGCGGTTTGTCGAGGTCGATCGCTTGATCACTGAACTGCGTGACGTGCTGACGCAGGCCCACACCGGCGCCCTCTACGACACGCCAAAATTCGCCGCCGTGCCCCCCGCGCTGCGGCGGCTCAATGATCTGGCCTTCAGCGGCGACGGCGAGCCCACCACCTTCGTCAACTTCGACGAGCTGATGCAGCGCTCCGCCCAGGTCAAACGCGAGCTCGGCCTCGACGACGTGAAGATGGTGCTGATCACCAACGCCAGCATGCTGCACCGTCCCCGCGTGCAGCAGGGCCTCGCCACGCTCGACGCCAACCAGGGGGAGATCTGGGCCAAGCTCGACGCCGGCACCGAGGCCTACTACCGCCAGATCATGCGGACCGTGATCCCTCTCACGCGCGTCCTCGAGAACCTGACCACCGCCGCCCGCACACGGCCGCTGGTGATCCAAACCCTGTTCTGCACGCTCGACGGCGCGGCGCCGAGCCCGTCAGAACTCGGCGCGTACTGCGACAGCCTGAACGAGATCACGGCCGCGGGCGGCCAACTCAGCCGCGTGCAGATCTACACCGTCGCCCGCCGCCCGGCGGAGTCCACCGTCGGGCCGCTGCCGCCCGCGGAAGTCGATCGCATCGTCGAGCTGGTGCACCGCCGCACGGGCATTGACGTGCAGGGGTATTATTAG
- a CDS encoding glycosyltransferase family 4 protein, protein MSQITDVSGSAPTIRVTIVQPALAKYRIPVFRELAARPGIELKVVYGVTPGLDNVEADGFRAEPAGLKTTRLLGSKALVYPAQFWSASRQDCDVLMLTWTPRYVLLLPSIFRAKLAGVGVVLWGHGLSKSDRPFWKRARDFLARRADCLLFYDRATAQGYLDEGWSPQRISVASNAIDHAAIDRARDQWLSTPGRLDEFRRSKGLDGQRTVLFVSRLLPANRVDLLLEAAVDLRRQIPNIRIVIIGNGDTQRQSLQERAAELGIDDITIFERGLYNEEELAPWFLSADVFCYPENIGLSILHALWYGAPVVTSDRRDCHNPEIVYLEPGRNGECYRHGDAGSLSQTLGGLLANPARLEEMSANARESVEGTATVDRMVDGFEEAIRRAYEARNPEKKTRVNGGREA, encoded by the coding sequence GTGTCGCAAATCACCGATGTCAGCGGCTCCGCCCCTACTATCCGGGTCACGATTGTCCAGCCGGCGCTGGCCAAGTACCGTATCCCGGTGTTCAGGGAATTGGCCGCCCGCCCCGGCATCGAGCTGAAGGTTGTCTACGGGGTGACGCCTGGGTTGGACAACGTCGAGGCCGACGGGTTCCGGGCCGAGCCGGCCGGGCTGAAGACCACCCGCCTGCTCGGCTCTAAGGCGTTGGTGTACCCAGCGCAGTTTTGGTCCGCCAGCCGGCAGGACTGCGACGTGCTCATGCTCACCTGGACCCCGCGCTACGTGCTGCTGCTGCCGAGCATCTTTCGTGCGAAGCTGGCTGGCGTGGGGGTAGTCTTGTGGGGCCACGGTCTCTCGAAGTCGGACCGCCCTTTCTGGAAGCGGGCCCGCGACTTCCTGGCCCGCCGGGCCGATTGCCTGTTGTTCTACGACCGGGCCACCGCCCAGGGGTACCTCGACGAAGGCTGGTCCCCGCAGCGGATCAGCGTGGCGTCCAACGCGATCGATCACGCCGCCATCGACCGCGCGCGAGATCAATGGCTTTCGACCCCCGGCCGGCTGGACGAGTTCCGCCGGTCGAAGGGGCTGGACGGACAGCGGACCGTGTTGTTTGTGTCGCGTCTGCTGCCGGCAAACCGCGTCGACTTGCTGCTCGAGGCGGCGGTCGACCTCAGGCGGCAGATTCCGAACATTCGGATCGTCATAATCGGAAACGGCGACACGCAGCGACAGTCGCTACAAGAACGGGCTGCCGAGTTGGGCATCGATGACATCACGATCTTCGAGCGTGGGCTATACAATGAGGAAGAGCTGGCTCCGTGGTTCCTGAGTGCCGACGTGTTCTGCTACCCAGAGAACATCGGGCTCAGCATCCTCCACGCCCTGTGGTATGGGGCGCCCGTGGTGACAAGCGACCGGCGAGACTGTCACAATCCCGAGATTGTGTATCTCGAACCTGGCCGCAATGGGGAGTGCTACCGTCACGGGGACGCGGGGTCGTTGTCCCAAACCCTTGGCGGCTTGCTGGCGAACCCCGCCCGGCTCGAAGAGATGTCCGCCAACGCTCGAGAGAGCGTCGAGGGGACCGCGACGGTCGATCGGATGGTCGACGGTTTTGAGGAAGCGATCCGCCGGGCCTACGAAGCGCGTAACCCAGAGAAAAAGACGCGAGTAAACGGCGGACGCGAAGCCTAG
- a CDS encoding glycosyltransferase family 4 protein: MAASRTPSARKATVFAVLPPPTTGMTLCTRLIADRLAAIGAVGELNLSDGSAKITLSFRVAKFFRTLGALLRLLSGASRGGALYMSVNARRAMWYNIAAAAAARLWGSRVAAHHHIYAYITKPDWRVKLLDRVMGPSGVHVVLCDDMQSHLKSLYGCRAGFLQLPSTVMMTGGADDATQDSSESTEEPFGGQREFRVGHLANLSYDKGIDHVFGVFSKLLESHDSVKLVLAGPVMDAEARERLAGAQRDYPDRLDYRGPVYGADKEAFFRDIDLLLLPSRFDAQPVVISEAFERAKPVLAIGWSCIPGLIGPNDSWNICPKANYVDKASGVIENWITRPDEYQSASQRALERAAELRRDAQHDLDAFCEWVFPGAAAV, from the coding sequence ATGGCAGCGTCTAGAACACCGTCCGCCCGCAAGGCGACCGTTTTCGCGGTCCTGCCGCCGCCGACAACCGGGATGACTCTTTGCACGCGGCTGATCGCCGATCGGCTGGCGGCCATCGGCGCCGTCGGCGAGCTCAACCTGTCCGACGGATCAGCAAAAATCACGCTCAGCTTCCGCGTGGCGAAGTTCTTCCGCACCCTCGGCGCGCTGCTGCGGCTGCTGTCGGGCGCGTCGCGCGGGGGCGCGCTGTACATGTCGGTCAACGCCCGCCGGGCGATGTGGTACAACATCGCCGCCGCCGCTGCCGCCCGCCTGTGGGGCAGCCGGGTCGCGGCCCACCACCACATCTACGCGTACATCACGAAGCCGGATTGGCGGGTCAAGCTGCTGGACCGGGTGATGGGCCCGAGCGGGGTGCACGTCGTGCTGTGCGACGATATGCAGTCCCACCTGAAGAGCCTCTACGGCTGCCGCGCCGGTTTCCTCCAGCTGCCTAGCACGGTAATGATGACCGGCGGGGCCGACGACGCCACGCAGGACTCGTCCGAATCGACCGAAGAGCCGTTCGGTGGGCAGCGAGAGTTCCGCGTCGGCCACCTCGCCAACCTGAGCTACGACAAGGGCATCGACCACGTGTTCGGCGTATTCTCCAAGCTCCTCGAGTCACACGATTCGGTGAAGCTGGTCCTGGCCGGCCCGGTGATGGACGCCGAGGCGCGCGAGCGACTCGCCGGGGCGCAGCGGGACTACCCCGACCGCCTCGACTACCGCGGCCCGGTGTACGGAGCCGACAAGGAGGCCTTCTTCCGCGACATTGACCTGCTGCTGCTGCCGTCGCGTTTCGACGCGCAGCCGGTGGTAATCAGCGAGGCGTTCGAGCGGGCCAAGCCGGTGCTCGCGATCGGTTGGTCGTGCATCCCGGGCCTGATTGGCCCGAACGACAGCTGGAACATCTGCCCGAAAGCAAACTATGTCGACAAGGCCAGCGGCGTGATCGAGAATTGGATCACCCGCCCGGACGAGTACCAATCCGCCTCGCAGCGAGCCCTGGAGCGCGCGGCTGAACTCCGCCGCGACGCCCAACACGACCTCGACGCGTTCTGCGAATGGGTCTTCCCCGGGGCCGCCGCTGTCTGA
- a CDS encoding sulfotransferase domain-containing protein, which translates to MLQDALHHKNPFVRKAAMKALGLAKRAKPTPRPEDLRRLPPAIANSFPKSGTHLLDQLVGALPGRVNYGEFHSSMTSSFVFRRVPDEKTAACMARNRPGEIVRAHLFYSRPASNALRSVNAAHYYIYRDPRDVVVSEAHYLRDMNRWHRLHQVFKQTATIEDAIRLAITGVGAEHPDFEYPNIGARFGQCAGWLSDPDCCAVRFEDLTGPGVEAELLRMAQHYAARSSDPVDPAALAAAMKDAAAPEKSHTYRSGKRGGWRNSFTPELRALFDEVAGPLLIELGYEADRQWVQSTE; encoded by the coding sequence ATGCTGCAAGACGCCCTCCACCACAAGAACCCGTTTGTCCGCAAGGCCGCGATGAAGGCCTTGGGGCTGGCCAAACGCGCCAAGCCGACGCCGCGTCCCGAGGACCTGCGACGGCTGCCGCCGGCGATCGCCAACTCGTTCCCGAAGAGCGGCACCCACCTGCTCGACCAGCTGGTGGGCGCCCTGCCCGGGCGGGTGAACTACGGCGAGTTCCACTCGTCGATGACCAGCTCGTTCGTGTTCCGCCGCGTCCCGGACGAGAAGACCGCCGCTTGCATGGCGCGGAACCGGCCGGGCGAGATCGTCCGCGCGCACCTGTTCTACAGCCGGCCGGCCTCCAACGCGCTCCGCTCGGTCAACGCCGCCCACTACTACATCTACCGCGACCCGCGCGACGTGGTGGTTTCGGAGGCCCACTACCTCCGCGACATGAACCGCTGGCACCGGCTCCACCAGGTGTTCAAGCAGACCGCGACCATCGAGGACGCCATCCGGCTGGCGATCACCGGCGTCGGAGCCGAGCACCCCGACTTCGAGTACCCCAACATCGGCGCGCGGTTCGGCCAGTGCGCCGGCTGGCTCTCCGACCCGGACTGTTGCGCCGTGCGGTTCGAGGACCTCACCGGCCCCGGCGTCGAGGCTGAGCTGCTGCGGATGGCCCAGCACTACGCCGCGCGGTCGAGCGACCCGGTCGACCCGGCCGCGTTGGCCGCCGCGATGAAGGACGCCGCCGCGCCGGAAAAATCGCACACCTACCGCAGCGGCAAGCGCGGCGGCTGGCGGAACAGTTTCACCCCCGAACTGCGGGCGCTATTCGACGAGGTCGCCGGGCCGCTCTTGATCGAGCTCGGCTACGAGGCCGACCGCCAGTGGGTCCAATCAACCGAATAA
- the metG gene encoding methionine--tRNA ligase, with translation MPSRRILVTAALPYANGQIHIGHLVEYLQTDIWVRFQKLRGNNCKYFCADDTHGTAIMIRARQEGRSEEELIADVQRQHEEDFAAFGIEFDNYGSTNSAENRELCNEIWAAIRQAGLVKEADVQQLFDPEAGAFLADRFVRGECPKCGAADQPGDNCSSCGTTYTPAELKHPKSTLSGATPEVRNAEHLFIELEQLHGFLEEWTQSGDSLQPEIANYLKGHFLQAKDEDGQRIPLRDWDISRPAPYFGFEIPDSPGNYWYVWFDAPIGYIASTQQWCDKHDEKLDDWWKSDDCEVHHFIGKDITYFHTLFWPGMLKTAGYSLPTKVHIHGFLTVNGEKMSKSKGTFITARSYVNHLDPSYLRYFYASKLSSRVDDIDLSLEEFIAKVDTDLVGKFVNLASRSAKFVAQTGLAKEYPDDGGLFAAAAAAGEEIAAAYESCDYSRATRLIMSLADKANPYVEEQKPWELRKDESQAQRLQDVCTVALNLFRQIAVYLAPVLPDVARQAGELLNDPITDWAQSQHPLLGTPVGKFKHMMNRVDERKVAAMIEENKTPDDENAQQDAESVIADNEGDLDASAERTAIFVKPGEEGDQWNDSGQPLADEPLADECSFDDFMKVDLRVARVVSAEHVEEARKLLKLKLSLGGGEYRQVFAGIKAAYDPEKLVGRLVVMVANLAPRKMKFGLSEGMVVASGPGGEEVFVLSPDDGAKAGQRVH, from the coding sequence ATGCCCTCGCGTCGAATCCTCGTCACCGCGGCCCTGCCGTACGCCAACGGGCAGATCCACATCGGCCACCTGGTCGAGTACCTGCAGACCGATATCTGGGTCCGGTTCCAGAAGCTGCGTGGTAACAATTGCAAATACTTCTGCGCCGATGACACGCACGGCACCGCTATCATGATCCGCGCCCGGCAGGAGGGCCGCAGCGAGGAGGAGCTGATCGCCGACGTGCAGCGCCAGCACGAGGAAGACTTCGCGGCCTTCGGCATCGAGTTCGACAACTACGGCAGCACCAACAGCGCCGAGAACCGCGAGCTGTGCAACGAGATCTGGGCCGCGATCCGCCAGGCCGGCCTGGTCAAGGAGGCGGACGTCCAGCAGCTCTTCGACCCTGAGGCGGGCGCCTTCCTGGCCGACCGCTTTGTCCGCGGCGAGTGCCCCAAGTGCGGCGCCGCCGACCAGCCGGGCGACAACTGCAGCAGCTGCGGCACGACCTACACCCCGGCCGAGCTGAAGCACCCCAAGAGCACCCTCAGCGGCGCGACGCCCGAGGTCCGCAACGCCGAGCACCTGTTCATCGAGCTCGAGCAGCTGCACGGCTTCCTCGAGGAGTGGACCCAGTCGGGCGACTCGCTGCAGCCGGAGATCGCCAACTACCTGAAGGGCCACTTCCTGCAGGCCAAGGATGAGGACGGCCAGCGGATCCCGCTCCGCGACTGGGACATCAGCCGCCCGGCGCCGTACTTCGGTTTCGAGATCCCCGACTCGCCCGGCAACTACTGGTACGTGTGGTTCGACGCGCCGATCGGCTACATCGCCAGCACCCAGCAGTGGTGCGACAAGCACGACGAAAAGCTGGACGACTGGTGGAAGTCCGACGACTGCGAGGTGCACCACTTCATCGGCAAGGACATCACCTACTTCCACACGCTGTTCTGGCCCGGCATGCTGAAGACCGCCGGCTACAGCCTGCCGACCAAGGTGCACATCCACGGCTTCCTGACCGTCAACGGCGAGAAGATGTCCAAGAGCAAGGGCACCTTCATCACCGCCCGCAGCTACGTGAATCACCTCGACCCGTCGTACCTGCGGTACTTCTACGCGTCGAAGCTGTCCAGCCGCGTCGACGACATCGACCTGTCGCTCGAGGAGTTCATTGCCAAGGTCGACACCGACCTGGTCGGCAAGTTCGTGAACCTGGCGAGCCGCAGCGCGAAGTTCGTGGCCCAGACCGGTCTGGCCAAGGAGTACCCGGACGACGGCGGGCTGTTCGCCGCGGCGGCGGCCGCGGGCGAGGAGATCGCCGCCGCCTACGAGTCCTGCGACTACAGCCGCGCCACGCGGCTGATCATGTCGCTGGCCGACAAGGCCAACCCGTACGTGGAGGAGCAGAAGCCGTGGGAGCTCCGCAAGGACGAGTCGCAGGCCCAGCGCCTGCAGGACGTCTGCACGGTGGCGCTCAACCTGTTCCGGCAGATCGCCGTCTACCTGGCGCCGGTGCTGCCCGACGTGGCGCGCCAGGCGGGCGAGCTCTTGAACGATCCGATCACCGACTGGGCCCAGTCGCAGCATCCGCTGCTGGGAACCCCGGTCGGCAAATTTAAGCACATGATGAACCGAGTCGACGAGAGAAAGGTAGCCGCGATGATTGAAGAGAACAAAACGCCCGACGACGAGAACGCACAACAGGACGCCGAGTCGGTGATCGCCGACAACGAAGGCGACCTGGACGCCTCCGCGGAGCGGACCGCCATCTTCGTCAAACCAGGCGAAGAGGGCGACCAGTGGAACGACAGCGGTCAGCCATTAGCCGACGAGCCGCTCGCCGACGAGTGCAGCTTCGATGACTTCATGAAGGTCGACCTCCGGGTGGCCCGGGTAGTCTCGGCCGAGCACGTCGAGGAGGCCCGCAAGCTGCTCAAGCTGAAATTGAGCCTTGGCGGCGGCGAGTACCGCCAGGTGTTCGCCGGCATCAAGGCCGCCTACGACCCCGAGAAGCTGGTCGGCCGGCTGGTCGTGATGGTGGCCAACCTCGCGCCGCGGAAGATGAAGTTCGGCCTGTCCGAGGGCATGGTGGTCGCCAGCGGCCCCGGCGGCGAGGAGGTGTTCGTCCTCTCGCCGGACGACGGAGCGAAGGCGGGCCAGCGGGTGCACTAG
- a CDS encoding glycosyltransferase family 4 protein, translating into MRIIVHDYAGHAFPIQLSRNLAARGHEVLHLYCGSTLTPRGELQRRADDPDNWQIQVIDLGEEIPKTKFFKRFGMERRYGGLLVDACLSWKPDVVISGQTPTIAQQALVKACTRAGLPLVSWIQDIYGMAAKKVLESKLPIVGAMVGDHFLRIDKQCAARSRDLVVISEDFADIFADWGIPRDRIHTIHNWALVDQLPVGDRDNDWSRKQQLGDKLRFVYSGTLAMKHNPRLLLELAEQLTATGRGELVVVSGGPGVEWLREQAASRPELAMRVMGFQPFEDLPDVLASADVLVAILEPDAGVFSVPSKVLSYLCADRPLLMAMPSENLAAKIVRETGAGLIVAPDDIAGFCDAGMQLADSPEQRAEMGAAGRAYAEATFDIERITDRFEQILGG; encoded by the coding sequence ATGCGAATTATCGTCCACGACTACGCGGGCCACGCGTTCCCGATTCAGCTCAGCCGCAATCTGGCGGCTCGTGGGCACGAGGTGCTGCACCTGTACTGCGGATCGACGCTCACCCCGCGGGGCGAGCTGCAGCGTCGCGCCGACGACCCCGACAACTGGCAGATCCAGGTCATCGACCTCGGCGAGGAGATCCCCAAGACCAAGTTCTTCAAGCGGTTCGGTATGGAACGCCGGTACGGCGGCCTACTCGTCGACGCGTGCCTGAGCTGGAAGCCCGATGTCGTGATCTCGGGCCAGACGCCCACCATCGCGCAGCAGGCCCTGGTGAAGGCGTGCACGCGGGCCGGCCTGCCGCTGGTGTCGTGGATCCAGGACATCTACGGCATGGCGGCCAAGAAGGTGCTCGAGAGCAAGCTGCCGATCGTCGGCGCGATGGTCGGCGACCACTTCCTGCGGATCGACAAGCAGTGCGCCGCCCGCAGCCGCGACCTCGTGGTCATCTCCGAGGACTTTGCCGACATCTTCGCGGACTGGGGCATCCCCCGAGACCGGATCCACACGATCCACAACTGGGCCCTGGTGGATCAGCTGCCCGTGGGCGACCGCGACAACGACTGGTCGCGCAAGCAGCAGCTCGGCGACAAGCTGCGGTTTGTCTACTCCGGCACGCTGGCGATGAAGCACAATCCGCGGCTGCTGCTCGAGCTCGCGGAGCAGCTCACCGCGACCGGTCGGGGAGAGCTCGTGGTTGTCTCCGGCGGGCCGGGCGTGGAGTGGCTGCGCGAACAAGCCGCCAGCCGCCCCGAGCTGGCGATGCGGGTGATGGGCTTCCAGCCCTTCGAAGACCTGCCCGACGTGCTGGCCAGCGCCGACGTGCTGGTCGCTATCCTCGAGCCCGACGCGGGGGTGTTCAGTGTGCCGTCGAAGGTGCTCAGCTACCTGTGCGCTGACCGGCCGCTGCTGATGGCGATGCCGTCCGAGAATCTCGCTGCCAAAATCGTCCGCGAGACGGGCGCCGGGCTGATCGTCGCGCCCGACGATATTGCCGGGTTCTGCGACGCCGGCATGCAGCTGGCCGACTCGCCCGAGCAGCGGGCCGAAATGGGCGCCGCCGGCCGGGCGTACGCCGAGGCGACCTTCGACATCGAGCGCATCACCGACCGGTTCGAGCAGATCCTCGGCGGTTGA